CGCCGGGCTCGGCAAGCCGGTGGTGAGCTTCCCCCGGCCGGGGGTGCAGTACACCCGGCGCTTCGCCGAACGCCAGAAGCGGCTTCTGGGAGACGCCCTGTTGCTCACGGGCGGGCCCGGCGAGGCCGCCCGGCGGGTGGTGCGGCTGCTGGATGCTCCCGAGGAGCGGCTGCGCCGTGGTGAGGCCGGACGCTCCCGCATGGGCCGGCCCGGCGCGGCGGAGCGGATGGTTGCCCTCATCGAGCGCGCCTTCGGGCTTTGCGCCGACTGCCCCCCGCTGTTCCAACAAGGTTGAGCGTCTCCCAGCCCTCCTGAAACTTCCTCGCCCGTTCCCGTGTACGGGGAGGTAGAAGGGCGCGGTTCCCAGGGCTGGGGGCCAACGGGGGAGGGAGCGGTGAAGGGGCAGTGAGTCGCCAGGAGGTCGCCGACGCCGAACTCGTGGACGCGTGGCTGGCATCGGGCGACCGGCGCGGGCTCGATCGGCTCCTTCGGCGCTACCAGGCATACATCCTCCGCCTCTGCTGCCTCATGGCGCCCAGTGCCGAGGATGCTTCCGAGTGGAGCCAGGAAGCGATGCTCACCCTGGCGCGCCAGCTCCGCCGGTTCGACCCGAGGAGGCCCTTCAAGCCGTGGCTGCGCCAGGTGGTGCTCAACGTCTGCCGCAACCAGCGCCGCGTGACACGGCAGCGCCTGAGCAGGGAGCGGCCGCTGGGCGAGCAGGCAGCGGCAGACCCTCAAGGGCCTGCGCCGGGCGCGGGTTTGGCGCCACCCGATCCCGAGGAGCAGGTGCTGCAGCGGGAGAGCCTGCGAACGCTGCGGCAGGCCTGGGAGCGCCTGCCCGACGAGTGGCGGACCGCACTGTGGCTTCGGGCCGTGGAGGGGCTGTCGTACCAGGAGATCGCCGCCGCCGGCTCGTGGCCCGGCGGTACCGTCAAGACCTACATCTTCCGTGCCCGGGAGGCGCTTCGCGCGGCGCTGTTCGACGCCGGGGCCGGGCGGGAGGAAGGGGGGCGAAGTCGGTGACGGGTGACCCGGTAACGTGCCCGAGCGACCCGGTGCTCGTGGAGTTTGCAGACGCAACCCTGGACGAGTTGCGGGCGCTCCTCCTGATCGAGCACCTGAGAGGCTGTCCGCGCTGCCAGGCGAGGGTGGGGCAGCACGTCGCGGTGGCACGCTGGCTGGCCATTGAGATGGGGGCGCGCCCGCTTCCCGCGACCGGCGAGGCAGCGGCGGAGGAGCGCCTGCGCAAGGATCGCCGGGCCGTGCTGGAGCAGGTGACCGATTCTCCTTCGCAACGCCGCTCGCGCCCCGGGTGGATGAGATCCCGGACGTGGCTTCCTCGCCTGGCCTGTGCCGCAGGAAAGGCTGCGTGGGCGACGGTGAGGGTAGGGTGGTTACTCCACCGGCGGCGCCGGGGACGGCGTCCGGCACGCTGCCCCGGGCAACGAGCACCCCGGACCGCCGGGATCGTACGCCGTGTGTGGGTCCGGGCCGGGATAGGACGGGGTGCAGGCCAGTGGGCGCCGGCGTAGTG
This Bacillota bacterium DNA region includes the following protein-coding sequences:
- a CDS encoding zf-HC2 domain-containing protein; its protein translation is MTGDPVTCPSDPVLVEFADATLDELRALLLIEHLRGCPRCQARVGQHVAVARWLAIEMGARPLPATGEAAAEERLRKDRRAVLEQVTDSPSQRRSRPGWMRSRTWLPRLACAAGKAAWATVRVGWLLHRRRRGRRPARCPGQRAPRTAGIVRRVWVRAGIGRGAGQWAPA
- a CDS encoding RNA polymerase sigma factor, with product MSRQEVADAELVDAWLASGDRRGLDRLLRRYQAYILRLCCLMAPSAEDASEWSQEAMLTLARQLRRFDPRRPFKPWLRQVVLNVCRNQRRVTRQRLSRERPLGEQAAADPQGPAPGAGLAPPDPEEQVLQRESLRTLRQAWERLPDEWRTALWLRAVEGLSYQEIAAAGSWPGGTVKTYIFRAREALRAALFDAGAGREEGGRSR